The Kosakonia sacchari SP1 genome includes a window with the following:
- a CDS encoding DsbA family protein, which translates to MAFQAGLYWIIDPLCGWSYGALPLINRTAEHFTERQHILPGGLFIDTQRRRLDADWLAHVHEHDDQIAKLTGMPFGRAYKEDLLARDGLLLDSLPATRGLLALQQFGEPADALRFLNAIQTAWYRDGRDITRDEVVNAVIQHATGQPVVNGQVAESEARAAIQYGRMVMAQAAGAGFPSAVLVQEDGRYTLLPVGQYYGNPDAFIALVRTYR; encoded by the coding sequence ATGGCATTTCAGGCTGGTCTGTACTGGATAATCGATCCGCTCTGCGGCTGGAGTTATGGCGCACTGCCATTGATTAATCGCACGGCTGAACACTTCACTGAACGACAACATATTTTACCCGGTGGCCTGTTTATCGACACGCAGCGCCGCCGGCTGGACGCCGACTGGCTCGCTCATGTGCATGAACATGATGATCAAATCGCGAAATTAACCGGTATGCCGTTTGGCCGTGCTTATAAAGAAGATCTACTTGCCCGCGATGGATTGCTGCTCGATTCACTGCCTGCCACTCGCGGCTTATTAGCCTTACAGCAATTTGGCGAACCGGCTGACGCGCTGCGCTTTCTGAACGCCATTCAGACAGCCTGGTATCGTGATGGCCGTGATATCACCCGCGATGAGGTGGTCAACGCGGTGATTCAGCACGCCACCGGCCAGCCTGTTGTCAACGGCCAGGTGGCGGAAAGCGAAGCCCGCGCCGCTATTCAATATGGCCGCATGGTGATGGCACAAGCCGCCGGGGCGGGTTTTCCCAGCGCCGTGTTGGTGCAGGAAGATGGCCGTTACACGCTGCTTCCGGTCGGCCAGTATTACGGCAACCCGGATGCATTTATAGCGCTCGTAAGAACATATCGTTAA